The Cytophagia bacterium CHB2 genomic sequence CAGGCGCTCAGCGTGGCAAGTAACAGCCAGTAGAAATCCATGGTCATTACTCTCATGCTGTTCAAGCTGCCGGAGGCGTGAAGCTGATCCCGATCAATTCCTGATCGAGTCGATGCGCGCCATTCAGATGGTAACCATCCGTGGCGCGGCGCACGCCCCACAGCTCGAACGCGAAGGCGCAGAAATTCTTGTCGGAGGGCAACCAGGCGCCGCTATCAGCTTGCAATTCAGCCAGCACATAGTTGTCGCTATCCGGCGCCACGCCATTGAACGTGCCGAAGAAAAAGTTGCCATGAGTTGCTTCGTTGTAAACCAGATCAAGCGGCTGAACCGGCGTCGCCGTATCGCTGACCGCGACGGCGGTGTTGGAGCCGCGCCGCACGTCGAGATAATAGCGTTGCGTAAAGCCGCCGGGATGATCTGCTTTGAAACGAATGGTTAACGCCGCGTTTGCTGACGGCAGTTCGAACAACCCGCATTCGCCGGGCGCGATTGCGCCGAGTGCAATCGTGTCAATGTCGCCAGTGACCGGTCGATTGTCGAGATAAAGTGTGATCGTATCTTCCGCGCCGGCAACTTTGTTGCCGCTGGCGTCATAGCCCTCGATTTTGAATTCCACCGGGCCGGCATGATCCGTCAAATAAAGTTGATCGGCATAAACACTGCTTGACAGTTTCACTTTGCGCAGCCGGTGCGTGGCCAGCCATTGCGAATCTGATTCGATGTTATTATAAGCGGGCGCATTGGGATCAGTCACGCCGTCGATCGTCAGTGTGCGTGTGAATGGCCCGACTTTGTGCGCCGGGTGGCCGGGATCGCCAATAAATGGAATGAACACGTGCTTGTATTCTTCCTGCACGAACGACCATCCCGAACCGGGTTTGCGAAAACGAATGGTGTAGTATTTCACCGCGGGTTGATCGGTGAAGCAGGCGAACAGATCCAATCTGCCAGCCCAAGCGCCGCGCGTGATTTGCGGCCCGGATGAATGCGTTGCTGTGATGCGGCCCTCGGCATCGAGCGTGTTGCCCACGCCCGAGATTGTGAAAATGTTGCCGATCGCTTGAATCGCACGGCCGCCCTGGCACGCGGTTGGACCGGGATTGATGACGCTCTCCGGAATGCAGAGATCAATGCGTTTGAGATTCGGTATGTTGGTGTGCAAGCCGGTTTCGAACAAGACGGTTGTTCCGTTAACCACCTGCACGAGAATATCCGGCCGCAATTCATTTGCCAACGCGCCTCCCGACGGCACGTCACTGACTTCTTCAGCAATATCTGCCAGTGTGCGCGTGAATCGAAAAATATAATTGCCTTGCTCGTCCGTTACGGTAAGGCCAAGAACCTGCCGGTCACCCTCGCCGGAATAAGCTCCACCCGCCAATTCATCCGCTGTCCGATCATATTCCAAAAACCGCAGCAAGAGGCCAGGTTGATCCTTCACGGAGCAATGGAAGCGAATACGATCAAGCAATTTCGCAAGATCGCGCACATGCGGAGATACGCGATCAAATACCCCGGCGCTCAGCGACAAACGTGCAAACGCGGTTATGGATTTCATCGAGGTTGCAACAGCCGCAGGCGCATTGGTTTGAATGTTTTCGAAAACCGCGCCGCTCTCTTCGGTAAAGGCGCTGAGCGGAATCATGATGGGCCGGAAAGGCGCAGGATCAGGCTCCGGGAAGGGCCGGCGAATGATTTTGACGCGCTCAGGATAAAGCGCCTCGATCACTTTGCTCACTGCCGGGTATTTCAACAACTCGCGCAAGTGTTGCGCCGTATCAATGACCAGCCACGGAAAGCGAAAGCACGGATTAAAGCAGAATCCCTCATACGTGCGAACATTGCCATAAAGCACGAACTCGGAGTCATTGGCCGCGGTCGAGCACGACAACACCAAATCATTGTAATCGTCATCGCCGCCGGAATCATTGGATTGAATGTCGAAAGTTAGTTGACTGCCGGAAAGCACGGGGTTGGTCACGCGTTCGGCAGATGGCAGCCACGAAACCGGGCCGTCAGGGTTGTGCTGAATGGTGATGGACCATTGTGCGCCGGTGACGTTCACTGCCGGGCTGCCAGGCTCGCCGGGATAAATCCCGTCAGCGCCGTCACTGCCTTGAATTAAAAACCGTTGCGGGAACGAAGCGTTTTTGCTTTTGACGCTAATTGTCCACGCGCCTTGCATCGTGATAGCCATAACGCAATTCTCCTGAAAATAAAACCATGCTGGCTTTTCCTTTTACAGTCAGGCATCCTGCCAGCTTGTAAGAAACCCGAACTGAGCAAGTCGAATGTGAAAATGCAAAGGCGCAGATGGCCGCGCGCATCTTCACCAGCAGACTAAACTCGCTGATCTGTAACTAGTGATGCCGGCACCCGGCAAAATTCTTAAGAAATTTTTTGGAAAATGAGAGAGGTTTTTGGCCAGAGCCAAATGGGCAACGCTGCGGAAAGGAATTGCTTGTGCAGAAAAACGGTTGTGGGAGAATTTCGAGTGCAAATGAAAGACGTGAGGGTTCTCTCTTCACTGCGATTAATAAAACGATTGATGCTTGGGAGATATCCGGCTATTGTTCGGCTTGCGGCGGTTTCTTGAAAATCATTTCATCCTTCGCGTCGGATGCCTGATGAAGGATTCGCCATAATTATCATGAAAGTCGGCCACGCCTGGCGTATGTCACAAGCACTGAGAAGCTCTTGCGCCAGGCGCGTGTTTGACTTGCGGTTTATGGAAATGCCTGGAAGGCTTCCTAAGCCTGCGCTGCGGCTCTTTGAGCCTTTTGACGTTTCTTACGGGCTCTTCGTTGCTGCTTGCGTTGCATACGCATGCGTCGTTGTTTGCTTTTGCTGCGCGCCATAGACTCCACCGTTACGAGATTCAAAATGATGAAACGCCTTTTGTTTGGGATTAAAGTGGATAGAATTTAATCGCACCAAACTTACATGCAAGCAGTTTTTCGCATTTTATGAAAACGGCTTATTGCATTTTAAGTGATTACCTTTTCAAAGTTAGAGCAAAATTCTGAGTAAGAATTTAGCCGTTTGAAGTTTTCGTCCACTGAAATGGAAATCCCACTGAATTGAACTCAAAAAGCTAAATTTTCTGTGGGATTTCTATTTTTGTGGGCGGTTTTTTGTTCTGGGTTCATTTGCTAAATTCTTGCAATTCTGAAAGTGTTTCGCCCGCTGAAATGAAATCCCGCTGAAAAGGCTTTTTTGCTGTGGTCGTTCTGCTTCTGTGAGCGAAGTTTTCAAAGCTGCTCGAAGAGCTTCGATTTTCAGTTTGTCTGAAAATCGGGGTAGGGTTTTGCACGAAAATAGACTTTTAAAAATTCAGCCTGCGGCGTCTAGCGGCATACAGCTCGATTTTTATGACACCGGAATTTATACAAATGCAAGTCACTGTGATTTGCGCAATGCGCCATGAAAAACGCCCGAGGCCGGAAATCGCATCAGGCGTTTTTCGTGCTCCCCAAAATCCGCCTCTCGCGTGAAATTCTTTTTATCGTTTTCGACGGTTCAATAACACAAGACTCCGCTGCGAGCGTCAATCGCACAGGTGCAGGCGAAGCATGAATTCAAGGTTTTTGCGCGGAAGATAAAGATTCGAGTTGATTGGAAGCTAGTTTGACATAAAGGGAGTCGCCCGAGGAGTAAAGCTTGCGCAGCAGGGGTTTGGCTTTGTTCGGGGAATTTTGTGCAAGGTAGGCTTCAGACAGAAACCAGGTGGCAGCCAAATCCTGCGGATATTGAGCGACAAAGTCTTCGAGTTGCATGCTGGCTGCTGTGAACTCTCCGATGCGCAACAAGCTGACACCCCAAAAAAGTTGCAAGCGTTTGGCCTCGGGATTTTTTTGTAGCAATTGCTCGATCCGCTCCGCGGCAGGTCTGTAGTCCTTGTCGATATACGATTGTCGCGCCGCTTGCCACTCTGCTGGTGACGATTGTTGGGCAAGTTTTGCGTAAAGTTCATCAGGCCATGCCGGCGGGTTTAGAGCAAAAGTTTTTGTGGAATGTGGTGAAGTTGTGAGCGATGTGCCCGCATCGGCTGTGTTTGTTGTGGCGCGCTTGGCCTCTTGGTGCGATAACCAGGTGTAGCCCACGCCCAGAGTAATAACCAGAAGCGCATAGCCAGCCAGAGCCGGCCAACTCTCTTGCAACCAGGCGGCTGCCGCATTGCCAAACCAGTAACGAATTTTTTGCAGGGTTTCGGTCAAGGAAAGCGATGAGAGGGCTTTGGGCGCTCGAGCGAAAATGACAGCGCCGTGCTGATTCATCGCGAGCCGGGTTTTTTCTATCAAAAAAAGTTCCCGGCTGCAGTCTTCACAACCGAGATAGTGGGCTTCGAATTTTTCTTGTTCTTGTTCGGGAAGCTCATGGCGGGCATAAGCGGCAATCACTTCGGGTTGATCATGATAAACGCAAGACATAACCACCTCTGGCAAATCGTTGAATTCATAAATAAAACAGCGAGCGAAAAATTGGGTCTTTCAAACACAGTTTGCGCAATCGTTTCAGCGCATCGGATTTAAGGCTATAGACTTTGTCGGGCGGCAGGTTGAGATGCTTGGCCGCTTCGCCTTCTTTCATGCCTTTGTAGAAGATCAGCTCCAAAACCTGGATATAATTTTTCGGGAGTTTGGAAATTTTTGCACGCAGATGCCGGGCAAGGTCGCTGGCCTCGGCTTCATCACGAAAAACCGTTCCAATACTATCGGCGAAATTCAGCGGCGCACTGCGGCGCTGGTGTCTGCCGCGTTTACGAAAGAAGGTTTGCGTCACATTATTGGCAATTCCCATTAAAAATGTTCCGGGTTCAGCGTTGTTGAGCCCTTTATAATTGTGAAAGCTCTTCAAGGCCTCGAACATCGTCTCCTGGGTCACTTCCTCTAAATCCGCTCCGGAAAGGCCCCATTTCTTTTTGAGGTAATAGTGTACGATTGGCCGGCGTGAGGCAATCCAATCGGGATCGATTACTTTAGGATTTTGCGCGATGGTTTTTTCCTTCCACGGATAAAGGTTAACACCTCAACCACCTTGCTGCTACGATCCTCCAGAAAGATGATCATCCTGAAAAATTTTGTGAGTAAAACGATAACATCTGGGTCTTGTCTGATAGAAAGGGGGAGAGTTCACTACCTGGGCCCTACCGCTTTATCAGACGATGATGGAGGCGTAAAATAGCGCTCTCATCGCTCAAAAGCAAACT encodes the following:
- a CDS encoding aminopeptidase — encoded protein: MARSKSKQRRMRMQRKQQRRARKKRQKAQRAAAQA
- a CDS encoding RNA polymerase sigma factor, producing the protein MAQNPKVIDPDWIASRRPIVHYYLKKKWGLSGADLEEVTQETMFEALKSFHNYKGLNNAEPGTFLMGIANNVTQTFFRKRGRHQRRSAPLNFADSIGTVFRDEAEASDLARHLRAKISKLPKNYIQVLELIFYKGMKEGEAAKHLNLPPDKVYSLKSDALKRLRKLCLKDPIFRSLFYL